AGGACCTGTTCGACCAGGATCCCTTCGCCACTCGCAACCTGGTCGAGAACCGCACCGTGCGCGAATGGATCCCCGTCTTCGGCGTCTTCGTCAAGTAACTCACGCACGGAACCCGCGGCACCGTCGGCGCCGCGGGTTCCGCTACGTTCCGGCCTACTTCTCCGCGAGCGCCTCGGCGTCCGAGCCGTCGTCGGCGCCCGTGCCGTTGCGGGTCTTGATCAGGCTGGCGACCGCGGTGACCACGAGGACGCCGATGATCACGCTCAGCGACATCACCGTCGAGATCTCCGGTACCGCGACGTGCTCGCCGCCGTTGATGAACGGCAGCGTGTTCTCGTGCAGCGCGTGCAGCACCAGCTTCACGCCGATGAACGCCAGGATGATCGACAGACCGTAGGACAGGTAGACCAGGCGTTCGAGCAGCCCGCCGATGAGGAAGAACAGCTGGCGCAGGCCCATGAGCGCGAATGCGTTCGCGGTGAACACCAGGTACGGCTCCTGTGTGAGGCCGTAGATCGCGGGGATCGAGTCGAGCGCGAACAGCACGTCGGTGAAACCGATGACGACCAGTGCCAGCAGCAGCGGCGTCACCATCCGCTTGCCGTCGACCTTGGTGACCAGCTTGTCGCCGTCGTACTCCTCGGTCGTCGGCAGGAAACGCTTGACTGTCCGGACCAGCTTGTTCTCGCGGTCCTGTTCGGCCTCCGGACCGTGCCCGGCGTCCTTGACCAGCTTTGCCGCCGTGTAGATCAGGAACGCACCGAACAGGTAGAACACCCAGCTGTAGGTGTTGATCGCCGCAGCGCCGACTGCGATGAACGCACCACGCATGACCAGCGCCAGCACGATGCCGATCAGCAGCACCTTCTGCTGGTACTCACGGGGCACCGAGAACGTCGACATGACGATCACGAAGACGAACAGGTTGTCGACCGACAGCGCCTTCTCGGTGACGAAGCCGGCGAAGTATTCGCCGCCGAAGGTGGTCCCCCACACCGCCATCACGAAGATGCCGAACACGATCGCGAGACCGATGTAGACCGCCGACCAGAAGGCCGACTCCCGGAATGACGGGGCGTGCGGGGTGCGCACGTGCGCAAAGAAGTCGAAGACGAAGAGTCCGAGGATCACCAGGCAGGTGAGAATCCAGACGAGCGGGGAGACGTGCATCGGCGATAGCCCTCCGGTAGGTACGTTTCACTACCGGAGGTCTCTCCCACCGATCCGACGGCGAGCGTGCCGTGACGGATCAGCCGACAGAACCGGAGCGGCAACGGTGCCGCTCGTGTTGACGAGTCTGTCGCAGGATCGGGGATACTCCCCTCCAAAAGCACTTTCCATTCAACCACACGCGTACCCGGAGGACCGAACCTGCGTGACTGATCGGGTCAGTCCGCAGTCTCGGCCGCGTTCGGATCGCCGCCGCGGATCGACCACAGCAGCCCGTCGAGCTCGTCGGGCTTGACCAGCACCTCACGCGCCTTCGAGCCCTCGCTGGGCCCGACGATCTCCCGTGTCTCCATCAGGTCCATCAGCCGACCCGCCTTCGCGAACCCGACTCGCAGCTTGCGTTGCAGCATCGACGTCGAACCGAACTGGCTCGAGACCACGAGTTCGACCGCCTGGAGGAACACGTCCATGTCGTCGCCGATGTCTGGGTCGACATCCTTCTTGTCCCCCGCCTTCGCCGCGGTAACACCTTCGGTGTACTCGGGCTCGGCCTGGTTCTTGGTGAAGTCGACGACGGCGGCGATCTCTTCGTCGGTGATGAAGGCACCCTGCATGCGGATCGGCTTGCCCGCACCCATCGGCAGGAACAGGCCGTCACCCATGCCGATGAGCTTCTCGGCGCCCGGCTGGTCGAGGATGACCCGGGAGTCGGTGAGCGACGACGTCGCGAACGCGAGCCGGGACGGCACGTTGGTCTTGATCAGACCCGTGACGACGTCGACCGACGGCCGCTGCGTCGCGAGCACGAGGTGGATGCCGGCGGCACGCGCCTTCTGCGTGATCCGGACGATCGCCTCCTCGACGTCCCGGGGCGCGGTCATCATCAGGTCGGCGAGCTCGTCGACGATCGCGAGGATGTACGGGTACGGCTTGTAGACCCGTTCGCTGCCGAGCGGCGCGGTGATGTCCCCGGACTTGACCTTGGCGTTGAAGTCGTCGATGTGACGGACGCGGCTGGCCTGCATGTCCTGGTAGCGCTGCTCCATCTCCTCGACCAGCCAGGCGAGCGCCGCGGCCGCCTTCTTGGGCTGCGTGATGATCGGCGTGATCAGGTGCGGGATGCCCTCGTACGGGGTGAGCTCGACCATCTTGGGGTCGATGAGGATCATCCGGACCTCGTCCGGGGTCGCGCGAGTGAGCAACGACACGAGCATCGAGTTCACGAAGCTGGACTTACCGGAGCCGGTGGAACCGGCGACCAGCAGGTGC
This genomic stretch from Prescottella soli harbors:
- a CDS encoding TerC family protein; its protein translation is MHVSPLVWILTCLVILGLFVFDFFAHVRTPHAPSFRESAFWSAVYIGLAIVFGIFVMAVWGTTFGGEYFAGFVTEKALSVDNLFVFVIVMSTFSVPREYQQKVLLIGIVLALVMRGAFIAVGAAAINTYSWVFYLFGAFLIYTAAKLVKDAGHGPEAEQDRENKLVRTVKRFLPTTEEYDGDKLVTKVDGKRMVTPLLLALVVIGFTDVLFALDSIPAIYGLTQEPYLVFTANAFALMGLRQLFFLIGGLLERLVYLSYGLSIILAFIGVKLVLHALHENTLPFINGGEHVAVPEISTVMSLSVIIGVLVVTAVASLIKTRNGTGADDGSDAEALAEK